One window of Zalophus californianus isolate mZalCal1 chromosome 3, mZalCal1.pri.v2, whole genome shotgun sequence genomic DNA carries:
- the C3H13orf46 gene encoding uncharacterized protein C13orf46 homolog isoform X1, translated as MEKDTATHRRHRLGPGAPPSGVAPRHPKAAGEVAELQRSRSVGGLHQKGDPPSCLKKLSKEPESEDQGKDLQGDIEEASCWPWPRLLERAPVLPDVCTRLSRSLGMPEASFAGEVRPTPRKTSRRVRTPLESWTRTVEGQNQRNRGQSPSSWMTLQEKRNHLCLWRLIWETMPRRWSQVPREKRSGPRWTWGICRKTRPRPAGCAASPIPPEGRALMTAQV; from the exons atggagaaggacaCGGCCACACACCGGAGGCACCGGCTGGGCCCCGGGGCCCCTCCATCAGGGGTTGCCCCCAGACACCCCAAGGCAGCCGGCGAGGTGGCCGAGCTCCAGAGGAGCAGGAGTGTGGGCGGCCTGCATCAGAAGGGGGACCCTCCGAGCTGCCTCAAGAAGCTGTCCAAGGAGCCGG agTCCGAGGACCAGGGAAAGGACCTACAAGGTGACATCGAAGAAGCCAGCTG CTGGCCGTGGCCCAGACTCTTGGAGCGGGCGCCTGTCTTGCCAGACGTTTGCACTCGACTCTCCAGATCGCTGGGCATGCCAGAGGCCTCATTTGCTGGGGAAG TCAGGCCGACCCCGAGGAAGACAAGCAGGAGAGTCAGGACGCCCTTGGAAAGTTGGACCCGGACGGTGGAAGGACAGAACCAGAG GAACAGGGGCCAGAGTCCATCAAGCTGGATGACCCTCCAGGAAAAGAG AAACCATCTGTGTTTGTGGAGATTGATCTGGGAGACCATGCCGAGGAG GTGGTCACAGGTGCCACGAGAGAAGAGAAGCGGTCCCAGATGGACATGGGGGATCTGTCGGAAGACGA GACCAAGACCAGCTGGGTGTGCTGCATCCCCTATTCCACCAGAAGGAAG GGCACTGATGACCGCCCAGGTGTGA
- the C3H13orf46 gene encoding uncharacterized protein C13orf46 homolog isoform X18, translated as MEKDTATHRRHRLGPGAPPSGVAPRHPKAAGEVAELQRSRSVGGLHQKGDPPSCLKKLSKEPESEDQGKDLQGDIEEASCQADPEEDKQESQDALGKLDPDGGRTEPEGPESIKLDDPPGKEVVTGATREEKRSQMDMGDLSEDETKTSWVCCIPYSTRRKGTDDRPGVNH; from the exons atggagaaggacaCGGCCACACACCGGAGGCACCGGCTGGGCCCCGGGGCCCCTCCATCAGGGGTTGCCCCCAGACACCCCAAGGCAGCCGGCGAGGTGGCCGAGCTCCAGAGGAGCAGGAGTGTGGGCGGCCTGCATCAGAAGGGGGACCCTCCGAGCTGCCTCAAGAAGCTGTCCAAGGAGCCGG agTCCGAGGACCAGGGAAAGGACCTACAAGGTGACATCGAAGAAGCCAGCTG TCAGGCCGACCCCGAGGAAGACAAGCAGGAGAGTCAGGACGCCCTTGGAAAGTTGGACCCGGACGGTGGAAGGACAGAACCAGAG GGGCCAGAGTCCATCAAGCTGGATGACCCTCCAGGAAAAGAG GTGGTCACAGGTGCCACGAGAGAAGAGAAGCGGTCCCAGATGGACATGGGGGATCTGTCGGAAGACGA GACCAAGACCAGCTGGGTGTGCTGCATCCCCTATTCCACCAGAAGGAAG GGCACTGATGACCGCCCAGGTGTGAACCACTGA
- the C3H13orf46 gene encoding uncharacterized protein C13orf46 homolog isoform X21 has translation MEKDTATHRRHRLGPGAPPSGVAPRHPKAAGEVAELQRSRSVGGLHQKGDPPSCLKKLSKEPESEDQGKDLQGDIEEASCQADPEEDKQESQDALGKLDPDGGRTEPEVVTGATREEKRSQMDMGDLSEDETKTSWVCCIPYSTRRKGTDDRPGVNH, from the exons atggagaaggacaCGGCCACACACCGGAGGCACCGGCTGGGCCCCGGGGCCCCTCCATCAGGGGTTGCCCCCAGACACCCCAAGGCAGCCGGCGAGGTGGCCGAGCTCCAGAGGAGCAGGAGTGTGGGCGGCCTGCATCAGAAGGGGGACCCTCCGAGCTGCCTCAAGAAGCTGTCCAAGGAGCCGG agTCCGAGGACCAGGGAAAGGACCTACAAGGTGACATCGAAGAAGCCAGCTG TCAGGCCGACCCCGAGGAAGACAAGCAGGAGAGTCAGGACGCCCTTGGAAAGTTGGACCCGGACGGTGGAAGGACAGAACCAGAG GTGGTCACAGGTGCCACGAGAGAAGAGAAGCGGTCCCAGATGGACATGGGGGATCTGTCGGAAGACGA GACCAAGACCAGCTGGGTGTGCTGCATCCCCTATTCCACCAGAAGGAAG GGCACTGATGACCGCCCAGGTGTGAACCACTGA
- the C3H13orf46 gene encoding uncharacterized protein C13orf46 homolog isoform X11, producing the protein MEKDTATHRRHRLGPGAPPSGVAPRHPKAAGEVAELQRSRSVGGLHQKGDPPSCLKKLSKEPESEDQGKDLQGDIEEASCWPWPRLLERAPVLPDVCTRLSRSLGMPEASFAGEVRPTPRKTSRRVRTPLESWTRTVEGQNQRWSQVPREKRSGPRWTWGICRKTRPRPAGCAASPIPPEGRALMTAQV; encoded by the exons atggagaaggacaCGGCCACACACCGGAGGCACCGGCTGGGCCCCGGGGCCCCTCCATCAGGGGTTGCCCCCAGACACCCCAAGGCAGCCGGCGAGGTGGCCGAGCTCCAGAGGAGCAGGAGTGTGGGCGGCCTGCATCAGAAGGGGGACCCTCCGAGCTGCCTCAAGAAGCTGTCCAAGGAGCCGG agTCCGAGGACCAGGGAAAGGACCTACAAGGTGACATCGAAGAAGCCAGCTG CTGGCCGTGGCCCAGACTCTTGGAGCGGGCGCCTGTCTTGCCAGACGTTTGCACTCGACTCTCCAGATCGCTGGGCATGCCAGAGGCCTCATTTGCTGGGGAAG TCAGGCCGACCCCGAGGAAGACAAGCAGGAGAGTCAGGACGCCCTTGGAAAGTTGGACCCGGACGGTGGAAGGACAGAACCAGAG GTGGTCACAGGTGCCACGAGAGAAGAGAAGCGGTCCCAGATGGACATGGGGGATCTGTCGGAAGACGA GACCAAGACCAGCTGGGTGTGCTGCATCCCCTATTCCACCAGAAGGAAG GGCACTGATGACCGCCCAGGTGTGA